A DNA window from Gigantopelta aegis isolate Gae_Host chromosome 4, Gae_host_genome, whole genome shotgun sequence contains the following coding sequences:
- the LOC121371180 gene encoding transmembrane protein 179-like produces MGLGNIMVLGQVIAFLMSFIFSFFIFVPISVNLNEFNGNCLLYASGTWNTSKGSSYLTGISWGPSSACNFSVFVGVVVMLLSCFYIVWHSMYLCRGIDSSWLAAFLTCILCIVISIILFASALTVSVGFKEWCHLLTLPEAQIESCEDGQYLIFLPPTLKIDTSQYYTEMEMAQFGLWTTWICWVIVSMMSVIRMYSFNREEAFLTSMDRERQRLLQRWQPSSQYEQI; encoded by the exons ATGGGTTTAGGAAACATCATGGTTTTGGGACAAGTCATAGCATTTCTTATgtcatttatattttcttttttcatttttgttccAATATCTGTAAATCTGAATGAATTTAATGGTAATTGTTTGTTATATGCTTCTGGAACATGGAACACCTCAAAAGGGTCAAGCTATTTAACAGGGATCAGCTGGGGACCATCCAGTGCTTGTAATTTTTCCGTGTTTGTGGGTGTGGTGGTCATGCTGCTTTCGTGTTTTTATATTGTATGGCATTCCATGTATTTGTGTAGAGGAATTGACAG TTCCTGGTTGGCTGCATTTCTTACCTGTATCTTGTGTATTGTCATATCAATAATATTGTTTGCTTCGGCACTGACAGTCAGTGTAGGATTTAAAGAGTGGTGCCATCTCCTTACTCTTCCAGAAGCGCAGATTGAAAG TTGTGAAGATGGGCAATATCTCATATTTTTGCCTCCAACACTGAAGATTGATACATCTCAATATTACACAGAAATGGAGATGGCACAA TTTGGCTTGTGGACAACATGGATTTGCTGGGTCATCGTGTCCATGATGTCAGTGATCAGGATGTATTCCTTCAACCGCGAGGAGGCTTTCCTCACCAGCATGGACCGTGAGCGGCAGAGACTGCTCCAGCGCTGGCAGCCATCCAGTCAGTATGAACAAATCTGA
- the LOC121371179 gene encoding pre-mRNA-processing factor 39-like isoform X2 — protein MIFERGLKGIPLSVDLWLHYINFYITEFSSSEDVEDKTRKLYEQAIAAAGTDFRSDKLWDSYISWETVRNNYKAVTKLYDRLLCIPTQLYSHHFDNFKKHVEDHHPKEILSLDEFLKLRQEVVKDAQDGDELATEGPPGTDSPPGVDAPPGLGYDGGMSDDVESRKLRVKIIDIREAMFKRNENEVSRRWAFEEAVRRPYFHVKPLERAQLKNWREYLDFEIEHGSHERVVVLFERCMIACALYEDFWMKYAKYLEQHSIEGVQNVYRRACEIHLPKKPYIHMAWAAFEERQQNYQATRQVLINIDKNVPGLVMVAMRRISLERRQGNDTDVEKLFQDYINQSTSPSVKSFYSIKFARYLLKIKGNSQKARCILTEALERDKRNEKLFLQLIDLEYQTQPVDVDRTLEVFDRVIQNDVQLDFKVKVSQRRMEFLEDFGTDIKRITEAYDEHQKLVKDLNTDRKKKHPDQLDDSSQPPDKKQKTETINGSGDSTSHLSSTSTPDTNHAYNYYYPPNPSSSYPYHSNYANYGSQYGSYYPSY, from the exons ATG atttttgaAAGAGGTCTTAAAGGAATTCCTTTAAGTGTTGATCTGTGGTTACATTACATCAATTTTTATATAACTGAGTTCAGTTCAAGTGAAGATGTGGAAGATAAGACAAGAAA ATTGTATGAGCAAGCTATTGCTGCTGCAGGCACAGACTTCAGGTCAGACAAGTTATGGGACTCTTACATTTCCTGGGAAACTGTGAGGAATAACTATAAAGCAGTCACCAAGTTGTATGACCGGCTTCTGTGTATACCAACACAGTTGTATAGTCACCATTTTGACAA CTTCAAAAAACATGTTGAGGATCACCACCCTAAAGAAATCTTGTCACTGGATGAGTTTTTAAAATTGAGACAAGAGGTTGTGAAAGATGCTCAAGACGGTGATGAGCTGGCAACGGAGGGACCACCTGGAACTGATTCACCCCCAGGTGTTGATGCTCCCCCTGGTCTCGGCTACGATGGTGGCATG AGTGATGACGTAGAATCAAGAAAGCTGCGTGTTAAAATAATAGATATCAGAGAAGCTATgtttaaaagaaatgaaaatgaagTCAGCAGAAGATGGGCATTTGAAGAAGCA GTTAGAAGACCATACTTTCACGTAAAACCATTGGAAAGAGCTCAGCTTAAGAATTGGCGAGAGTACCTAGATTTTGAAATAGAACATGGATCACACGAGAGAGTTGTGGTACTGTTTGAAAGATGTATGATTGCATGTGCACTCTATGAAGATTTCTGGATGAAG tatgcAAAGTATTTGGAGCAGCACAGTATAGAAGGTGTTCAGAATGTCTACCGACGAGCTTGTGAGATTCACTTACCAAAGAAACCGTACATACACATGGCATGGGCAGCTTTTGAAGAAAGACAAC aAAATTACCAAGCTACTCGTCAAGTACTGATCAACATAGATAAGAATGTCCCCGGACTTGTGATGGTGGCAATGCGAAGGATCAGTCTAGAGCGGCGCCAAGGCAACGACACTGATGTTGAAAAACTCTTCCAAGATTATATTAACCAGTCTACATCTCCATCAGTCAAATCATTTTATTCCATCAAATTCGCTAGATATCTTCTAAAG attaaAGGTAACTCTCAAAAAGCAAGATGTATTCTGACAGAAGCACTTGAAAGAGACAAG AGAAATGAAAAACTGTTTCTACAGTTAATAGATCTTGAGTATCAGACTCAGCCTGTAGATGTTGACCGAACACTGGAAGTATTTGATCGAGTCATCCAGAATGATGTTCAGCTGGATTTTAAGGTCAAAGTTTCACAGCGGAGAATGGAATTTTTGGAAGACTTTGGTACAGATATCAAAAG AATCACTGAAGCATACGACGAACATCAAAAACTAGTCAAAGATTTAAATACAGATCGCAAGAAGAAGCATCCCGACCAGTT AGATGATTCTTCACAGCCTCCAGATAAGAAGCAGAAGACTGAAACAATTAATGGAAGTGGAGACTCGACATCACACTTAAGCTCTACATCCACACCAGACACAAACCATGCATACAACTATTATTACCCT cctAACCCAAGCAGCAGCTATCCCTATCATTCAAATTACGCTAACTATGGATCACAGTATGGGTCGTATTACCCATCTTATTAA
- the LOC121371179 gene encoding pre-mRNA-processing factor 39-like isoform X1 gives MANDSKKSSETNDEKLKINLDLEIEKDLKKEEIKKEKESELEKYWKAVKENPTDFTGWTYLLQFVEQENDLTGAEEAYNSFFCHYPYCYGYWKKYSDMEKKHGNLDKSLEIFERGLKGIPLSVDLWLHYINFYITEFSSSEDVEDKTRKLYEQAIAAAGTDFRSDKLWDSYISWETVRNNYKAVTKLYDRLLCIPTQLYSHHFDNFKKHVEDHHPKEILSLDEFLKLRQEVVKDAQDGDELATEGPPGTDSPPGVDAPPGLGYDGGMSDDVESRKLRVKIIDIREAMFKRNENEVSRRWAFEEAVRRPYFHVKPLERAQLKNWREYLDFEIEHGSHERVVVLFERCMIACALYEDFWMKYAKYLEQHSIEGVQNVYRRACEIHLPKKPYIHMAWAAFEERQQNYQATRQVLINIDKNVPGLVMVAMRRISLERRQGNDTDVEKLFQDYINQSTSPSVKSFYSIKFARYLLKIKGNSQKARCILTEALERDKRNEKLFLQLIDLEYQTQPVDVDRTLEVFDRVIQNDVQLDFKVKVSQRRMEFLEDFGTDIKRITEAYDEHQKLVKDLNTDRKKKHPDQLDDSSQPPDKKQKTETINGSGDSTSHLSSTSTPDTNHAYNYYYPPNPSSSYPYHSNYANYGSQYGSYYPSY, from the exons ATGGCGAATGACTCCAAAAAATCGTCTGAAACAAATGACGAAAAGCTGAAAATCAATCTGG ATCTTGAAATTGAAAaagatttgaaaaaagaagagataaaaaaggagaaagaaTCGGAATTAGAAAAGTACTGGAAGGCTGTGAAAGAAAATCCGACTGATTTCACTGGTTGGACATACCTGCTTCAGTTTGTAGAACAAGAG aATGACTTGACAGGAGCCGAAGAAGCTTACAATTCTTTCTTCTGTCATTATCCATATTGTTATGGATACTGGAAGAAGTACAGTGACATGGAGAAAAAACATGGAAATCTGGATAAGTCACTGGAG atttttgaAAGAGGTCTTAAAGGAATTCCTTTAAGTGTTGATCTGTGGTTACATTACATCAATTTTTATATAACTGAGTTCAGTTCAAGTGAAGATGTGGAAGATAAGACAAGAAA ATTGTATGAGCAAGCTATTGCTGCTGCAGGCACAGACTTCAGGTCAGACAAGTTATGGGACTCTTACATTTCCTGGGAAACTGTGAGGAATAACTATAAAGCAGTCACCAAGTTGTATGACCGGCTTCTGTGTATACCAACACAGTTGTATAGTCACCATTTTGACAA CTTCAAAAAACATGTTGAGGATCACCACCCTAAAGAAATCTTGTCACTGGATGAGTTTTTAAAATTGAGACAAGAGGTTGTGAAAGATGCTCAAGACGGTGATGAGCTGGCAACGGAGGGACCACCTGGAACTGATTCACCCCCAGGTGTTGATGCTCCCCCTGGTCTCGGCTACGATGGTGGCATG AGTGATGACGTAGAATCAAGAAAGCTGCGTGTTAAAATAATAGATATCAGAGAAGCTATgtttaaaagaaatgaaaatgaagTCAGCAGAAGATGGGCATTTGAAGAAGCA GTTAGAAGACCATACTTTCACGTAAAACCATTGGAAAGAGCTCAGCTTAAGAATTGGCGAGAGTACCTAGATTTTGAAATAGAACATGGATCACACGAGAGAGTTGTGGTACTGTTTGAAAGATGTATGATTGCATGTGCACTCTATGAAGATTTCTGGATGAAG tatgcAAAGTATTTGGAGCAGCACAGTATAGAAGGTGTTCAGAATGTCTACCGACGAGCTTGTGAGATTCACTTACCAAAGAAACCGTACATACACATGGCATGGGCAGCTTTTGAAGAAAGACAAC aAAATTACCAAGCTACTCGTCAAGTACTGATCAACATAGATAAGAATGTCCCCGGACTTGTGATGGTGGCAATGCGAAGGATCAGTCTAGAGCGGCGCCAAGGCAACGACACTGATGTTGAAAAACTCTTCCAAGATTATATTAACCAGTCTACATCTCCATCAGTCAAATCATTTTATTCCATCAAATTCGCTAGATATCTTCTAAAG attaaAGGTAACTCTCAAAAAGCAAGATGTATTCTGACAGAAGCACTTGAAAGAGACAAG AGAAATGAAAAACTGTTTCTACAGTTAATAGATCTTGAGTATCAGACTCAGCCTGTAGATGTTGACCGAACACTGGAAGTATTTGATCGAGTCATCCAGAATGATGTTCAGCTGGATTTTAAGGTCAAAGTTTCACAGCGGAGAATGGAATTTTTGGAAGACTTTGGTACAGATATCAAAAG AATCACTGAAGCATACGACGAACATCAAAAACTAGTCAAAGATTTAAATACAGATCGCAAGAAGAAGCATCCCGACCAGTT AGATGATTCTTCACAGCCTCCAGATAAGAAGCAGAAGACTGAAACAATTAATGGAAGTGGAGACTCGACATCACACTTAAGCTCTACATCCACACCAGACACAAACCATGCATACAACTATTATTACCCT cctAACCCAAGCAGCAGCTATCCCTATCATTCAAATTACGCTAACTATGGATCACAGTATGGGTCGTATTACCCATCTTATTAA